A single genomic interval of Picosynechococcus sp. PCC 7003 harbors:
- a CDS encoding MASE1 domain-containing protein gives MFHFPQPPLKLSRRFILISLLALAYYGTAEISRQVASTPQSVTPVWPPDGIALAATFIYGYQVLPGVFLGSFLANIWAFFQGENLNQALVSVVQVLAIALGTTGGMGLGKYLLDTKIQRKNPLKKLDDLCIFLLLIGTLTPAINATTGVFALALGNTVSWANFGESWLTWWISNVSGIYIFTPALISWYELFQSQTLNRPIQKTIITFNRYYKRPHKLTWILFLETRFIEILSLLTIILLISYISFSQNLHLEYMLIPCLVWAVIRFGQFGATNLIAVVTMLAVLGTVRGVGSFSSEDINESLLRLQLFTVVIVVTNLSLMATLREKKEAFNNLRQSKIHLQEKSSQLEQSKVILKENAFLLEQQNLELIEAKQAAENANRTKTRFLSSMSHELRTPLNAILGLVELLKDSDNLDEYERGDLQTISDSGIHLLHLIEDILDISRIEAGRVELHFQEVDFPKFLQGIKGIIQAQINSDAIEFICEFPPNLPAGVSIDEKKLKQVLLNLLHNAVKFTEKGQIVFRVRLHSFPDLGETYTLLNFEVEDTGIGIESDKLNLIFLPFEQTGKAKFKTQGTGLGLAISQEIVRMMGGKILVTSQPGSGSKFEFMICAEILNQSSDFLGQSANSLFVFDRNLAAKLPLNILLAEDNLTNQKVVAKILKNLGYQVDIVNNGLEVLEAVQRQVYDVILMDIQMPEMDGLEATEALIKLNLEPHPYVIALTANAMQHDRLACLDAGMDDYITKPVRLDLLVQALWRSQCCRLVS, from the coding sequence ATGTTCCACTTTCCGCAACCGCCCTTGAAACTATCCCGACGGTTTATCCTTATTAGTCTGCTCGCCTTAGCTTATTACGGAACCGCAGAAATTTCTCGCCAGGTTGCTTCGACGCCCCAATCCGTCACCCCTGTATGGCCTCCAGATGGTATTGCCCTGGCCGCAACATTTATTTATGGCTATCAAGTATTGCCAGGAGTCTTTCTTGGCTCTTTTTTGGCGAACATTTGGGCTTTTTTTCAGGGAGAAAATCTCAATCAAGCCCTCGTTTCAGTTGTGCAGGTATTGGCGATCGCCCTAGGCACCACAGGCGGCATGGGTCTGGGGAAATACTTATTAGATACTAAAATTCAGCGCAAAAATCCCCTCAAAAAGCTCGATGATCTCTGCATATTTCTGTTACTCATTGGGACGTTAACGCCGGCAATCAATGCCACCACCGGTGTATTTGCCCTCGCTCTTGGCAATACAGTCAGCTGGGCAAACTTTGGCGAATCTTGGTTGACTTGGTGGATCTCTAACGTTTCCGGTATTTACATTTTTACGCCGGCCTTGATTAGTTGGTATGAGCTATTTCAATCACAAACCTTAAATCGCCCAATTCAAAAAACAATTATCACCTTCAATCGGTATTACAAAAGACCCCATAAATTGACTTGGATTTTATTCCTTGAAACAAGATTTATTGAAATCCTAAGCCTACTCACAATTATTTTATTAATTAGTTATATCTCCTTTTCCCAAAATCTCCATTTGGAATACATGCTCATTCCCTGTTTGGTATGGGCAGTAATTCGTTTTGGTCAATTTGGAGCGACTAATCTCATTGCCGTCGTCACAATGTTAGCGGTATTAGGTACTGTGCGGGGGGTGGGGTCTTTTTCCAGTGAAGATATCAATGAATCCTTACTACGCTTGCAGTTATTCACGGTGGTAATCGTGGTGACAAATTTGAGCTTAATGGCGACTTTAAGAGAAAAAAAAGAAGCCTTTAACAATTTGCGACAGTCTAAAATTCACCTCCAAGAAAAATCATCACAGCTTGAACAAAGTAAGGTGATTCTCAAAGAAAATGCTTTTTTATTAGAGCAACAAAACTTAGAACTCATTGAAGCGAAGCAAGCAGCAGAAAATGCCAACCGCACTAAAACAAGGTTTCTGTCTAGCATGAGCCATGAGCTGCGCACCCCCTTAAATGCCATTTTAGGGTTAGTGGAACTGCTCAAGGATTCTGATAATTTAGATGAATATGAACGGGGAGATTTACAGACAATTAGCGATTCAGGGATTCATTTACTGCATCTCATTGAAGATATCCTTGATATTTCCCGCATTGAAGCCGGAAGAGTTGAACTTCACTTTCAAGAAGTAGACTTTCCCAAGTTTCTCCAAGGGATTAAGGGAATTATTCAAGCGCAAATTAATAGCGATGCTATCGAATTTATTTGTGAATTCCCCCCAAACTTACCAGCGGGGGTGAGTATCGATGAGAAAAAGCTCAAACAAGTGCTGTTGAATCTTTTGCATAATGCGGTAAAATTCACAGAAAAGGGCCAAATTGTTTTTCGGGTAAGGCTCCATTCTTTCCCTGATTTAGGTGAGACTTATACATTGCTTAATTTTGAAGTTGAAGATACTGGAATTGGCATTGAATCCGATAAGCTCAACTTAATTTTTCTGCCTTTTGAACAAACTGGCAAAGCCAAATTCAAAACCCAAGGTACTGGCTTAGGACTTGCCATTAGTCAAGAAATTGTGCGGATGATGGGGGGCAAAATTTTAGTGACAAGTCAGCCGGGCAGCGGTAGTAAGTTCGAGTTTATGATCTGTGCTGAAATCCTTAATCAATCCAGTGATTTCCTTGGGCAAAGCGCAAACTCTTTATTTGTCTTTGATCGAAATTTAGCAGCGAAACTTCCCCTTAATATTCTCTTGGCAGAAGATAATCTGACGAATCAAAAGGTCGTCGCAAAAATCCTGAAAAATCTCGGTTATCAAGTCGATATTGTTAATAATGGCTTAGAAGTACTAGAGGCAGTGCAAAGGCAAGTCTATGATGTGATTTTGATGGATATTCAAATGCCTGAAATGGATGGTTTAGAAGCCACCGAGGCATTAATTAAATTGAACTTGGAGCCGCATCCCTATGTGATTGCCCTAACGGCTAATGCCATGCAACATGACCGGTTGGCTTGTTTAGACGCTGGTATGGATGATTACATTACGAAGCCTGTGCGATTGGATTTATTGGTGCAGGCCCTGTGGCGATCGCAATGTTGTCGCCTCGTGTCCTGA
- a CDS encoding alpha/beta fold hydrolase encodes MYPSFLPPLVNQLTELDAIRLAQQIQQVAIATPLQTDPILTSFVQQGSGDQDILLIHGFDSSVLEYRYLLPKLAQHHTVWAVDLLSFGFTARPEQLPFTPESIKTHLHQFWQQQINRPVVIVGASMGGAVALDFALSYPDAVRQIVLLDSAGLAPKPLSRFAMVPPLDRWATQFLGSMNVRRKICQSAYFDKTRVTTDAVLCGAMHVQCDRWQEALIQFTKGGGYGSFYPKLKQIQQPTLILWGQQDRILGTKAAHRFHQGLPNSTLQWIPNCGHLPHVEQTTLVAEHMFRFCQTSIPITSSH; translated from the coding sequence ATGTATCCTTCTTTTTTACCGCCTCTGGTGAACCAACTGACGGAACTTGACGCGATTCGTCTCGCCCAGCAGATCCAACAGGTGGCGATCGCCACGCCGCTTCAAACCGATCCCATTTTGACTAGCTTTGTGCAACAAGGCAGTGGTGACCAAGACATTCTTCTCATCCATGGTTTCGATAGCTCTGTTTTAGAATACCGCTATCTTCTACCCAAATTAGCCCAGCACCATACTGTTTGGGCCGTAGATCTGCTCAGTTTTGGCTTTACGGCGCGACCAGAACAGCTTCCCTTTACCCCGGAAAGTATCAAAACCCACCTCCACCAGTTTTGGCAACAGCAAATTAATCGCCCGGTAGTTATCGTTGGTGCTTCCATGGGGGGCGCAGTGGCCCTCGACTTTGCCCTGAGCTATCCAGATGCTGTCCGTCAAATTGTGCTCCTCGACAGTGCCGGCCTCGCGCCGAAACCCCTCAGTCGCTTTGCGATGGTGCCGCCCTTAGACCGTTGGGCCACGCAATTTTTAGGCAGTATGAACGTCCGCCGGAAAATTTGCCAAAGTGCCTATTTCGATAAAACACGGGTCACAACGGATGCGGTGCTCTGTGGGGCAATGCATGTCCAGTGCGATCGCTGGCAAGAAGCGCTGATTCAATTCACCAAGGGCGGAGGCTATGGCTCTTTTTATCCCAAATTGAAACAGATCCAGCAACCCACCTTAATTCTCTGGGGCCAGCAGGATCGCATTCTCGGCACCAAGGCGGCCCATCGCTTTCACCAGGGCTTACCTAATAGCACCCTCCAGTGGATTCCCAATTGTGGTCACCTCCCCCACGTGGAGCAAACGACCCTCGTCGCCGAACATATGTTTCGCTTTTGCCAAACTTCAATCCCAATCACCTCTAGTCATTAG
- a CDS encoding PAS domain-containing sensor histidine kinase, with protein sequence MSRPFAQELKQLRRQHQLILNAVGEGVYGLDLDGNVTFVNPAAAKMIDWPVTELVGKSMHTVLHHSHVDGSPYPREDCPIYAALKDGSTHRVISDVFWRKDGTSFPVEYISTPMKDEDGTLVGAVVTFQDISQRRWAEKILEQANEDLEQKIQERTQKLQRANQQLRELNEMRSRFITMVCHEFRNPLNNITLSVSSLKRYDTHLSVAEKAGYLSNINTNVERMTQIIDDILVIGRIEAKVLEVNRTKFDVVTFCRQLLEEGEFIRQPHPIKLICPSPSIITELDERLLYSILGNLLGNAIRYTHESGAITLSLRKWKQILIIKVQDEGIGIALKDRKYLFEPFHRGCNTSNIPGTGLGLSIVKQFVDLLGGSIHVSSRINKGTTFTVRLPMFNNSKNDISVSTS encoded by the coding sequence TTGTCTAGACCATTTGCCCAAGAATTAAAACAGCTCCGTCGCCAGCACCAACTCATTTTAAATGCCGTTGGTGAAGGAGTTTATGGCCTTGATTTAGATGGCAATGTGACTTTTGTTAATCCCGCCGCCGCTAAGATGATTGACTGGCCAGTGACAGAGTTGGTTGGGAAGTCAATGCATACGGTATTACACCATTCCCATGTGGATGGTTCGCCTTACCCCCGTGAAGATTGTCCGATTTATGCGGCTCTCAAAGATGGTAGTACCCATCGAGTAATTTCTGACGTATTTTGGCGCAAAGATGGCACCAGTTTTCCGGTGGAATATATTAGTACACCCATGAAAGATGAAGATGGAACTCTAGTTGGGGCCGTTGTCACGTTTCAAGACATTAGCCAGCGGCGCTGGGCAGAAAAAATTCTCGAGCAGGCCAATGAAGATTTAGAGCAAAAAATTCAAGAGCGGACCCAAAAGTTGCAACGGGCAAATCAACAGTTAAGGGAACTGAATGAAATGCGCTCGCGTTTCATCACAATGGTTTGCCATGAATTTCGCAATCCCCTCAATAACATCACCCTTTCTGTTTCTTCCCTTAAACGTTACGATACCCATCTTTCAGTAGCAGAAAAGGCAGGCTATCTTTCCAACATCAATACAAATGTTGAGCGCATGACCCAAATCATTGACGATATTTTAGTAATTGGCAGGATTGAGGCGAAAGTTCTAGAAGTTAACCGCACAAAATTTGACGTGGTCACATTTTGCCGTCAGCTATTGGAAGAAGGAGAGTTTATTCGTCAGCCCCATCCCATTAAATTGATTTGCCCCAGTCCTTCGATTATCACTGAGCTCGATGAACGTTTACTATACTCAATTTTAGGTAATTTACTTGGCAATGCAATTCGCTACACCCACGAGAGCGGCGCAATTACGTTGAGCTTAAGAAAATGGAAACAAATATTAATTATCAAAGTCCAAGATGAAGGAATTGGCATTGCCTTGAAAGATCGTAAATATCTTTTTGAACCTTTTCATCGCGGTTGTAATACCAGTAATATTCCTGGTACAGGACTAGGGCTAAGTATTGTTAAGCAGTTTGTGGATCTGCTTGGGGGTAGTATTCACGTGTCCAGCCGTATCAATAAAGGAACGACTTTTACTGTCAGGTTGCCAATGTTTAATAATAGTAAAAATGATATTTCGGTTTCTACCAGCTAG
- a CDS encoding DUF1348 family protein has translation MMSTPLVPPFTRETAIAKVRIAENAWNSRDPDRVCLAYTEDSFWRNRAEVFRGREKIREFLQRKWDKELNYRLVKEMWAFGENRIAVRFQYEWQDDAGQWYRAYGNENWEFDKAGLMRRREASINDKPIAELERRFFWDAPGDRPLDHPGLINSPE, from the coding sequence ATGATGTCTACACCTCTTGTTCCCCCTTTCACTAGGGAAACGGCGATCGCCAAAGTGCGGATAGCAGAAAATGCTTGGAATAGCCGTGACCCAGATCGAGTCTGTCTGGCCTATACAGAAGATAGTTTTTGGCGGAATCGGGCAGAAGTCTTCCGAGGTCGAGAAAAAATTCGCGAATTTCTGCAACGTAAATGGGACAAGGAATTAAACTATCGCCTCGTCAAGGAAATGTGGGCATTTGGCGAAAACCGCATTGCAGTACGCTTTCAGTACGAATGGCAGGACGATGCGGGGCAGTGGTATCGCGCCTATGGCAATGAAAATTGGGAATTTGATAAAGCAGGTTTGATGCGCCGTCGAGAAGCCAGCATTAACGATAAACCCATTGCAGAATTAGAACGGCGGTTTTTCTGGGATGCCCCTGGCGATCGCCCCCTGGATCATCCCGGATTGATTAATTCTCCTGAATAG
- the cynS gene encoding cyanase — protein sequence MAISAVTEKLLAAKKAAGLSFADLEAKVGCDEVWIASVIYRQASASLEEATKIVQAIGADESLIEPLTECPLKGSLEPVIPTDPLIYRFYEIMQVYGMPIKAVVHDKFGDGIMSAIDFTLDVDKVEDPKGDRVQVTMCGKFLPYKKW from the coding sequence ATGGCAATTTCTGCAGTTACCGAAAAGTTGTTGGCAGCGAAAAAGGCAGCGGGGCTGAGCTTTGCTGATTTAGAGGCAAAAGTCGGTTGTGATGAGGTCTGGATTGCCTCTGTGATTTACCGTCAAGCCAGTGCCTCTTTGGAAGAAGCAACCAAGATTGTGCAAGCGATTGGTGCAGATGAGTCTTTAATTGAACCGCTCACGGAATGTCCTTTGAAGGGGTCCCTTGAGCCTGTGATTCCGACGGATCCGCTGATCTATCGTTTCTACGAGATCATGCAGGTTTACGGGATGCCCATTAAGGCGGTTGTGCACGATAAGTTTGGTGATGGCATCATGAGTGCGATTGATTTTACGCTCGATGTGGATAAGGTCGAAGATCCCAAAGGCGATCGCGTTCAAGTCACCATGTGCGGTAAGTTCCTCCCCTACAAGAAGTGGTAG
- a CDS encoding ABC transporter ATP-binding protein codes for MSVTPVNYATPLTPEDTFSDTAQLSIRNVTKVFHGQQSLLGKVTGKKSKDYVAIEDISLDIEPNTFVSIIGPSGCGKSTLLDMIAGLSSVTSGEIRLNGMPIQGPGPDRGMVFQSYALMPWMTVEDNLYFAVETVYPQMPKKQIQRTIKEHIQLVGLRGAEKKYPHQISGGMKQRVGIARALAINPQILLMDEPFGALDALTRGFLQDEIERIWERERKTVIMITHSIDEALLLSDRIIMMTRGPAARVDEILDVPFPRPRNREELDQYPAYHDLKVEMESHLFRETRAVEAARVGA; via the coding sequence ATGAGTGTTACTCCTGTGAATTACGCAACTCCCCTTACCCCGGAAGATACTTTTTCTGATACGGCGCAACTGTCGATTCGTAACGTAACAAAGGTCTTCCACGGTCAACAAAGTTTATTGGGTAAGGTGACTGGAAAAAAGTCAAAGGATTATGTGGCGATTGAGGACATTAGTCTTGATATCGAACCCAATACTTTTGTCTCGATTATTGGCCCTTCTGGCTGTGGTAAATCCACGTTGCTAGATATGATTGCGGGTCTCTCCTCTGTGACTTCTGGGGAAATTCGGTTGAATGGGATGCCGATTCAGGGGCCGGGGCCAGACCGGGGCATGGTGTTTCAAAGTTATGCGCTAATGCCTTGGATGACGGTAGAGGACAATCTCTATTTTGCGGTGGAAACGGTCTATCCGCAGATGCCGAAAAAGCAGATCCAACGCACGATCAAAGAGCATATCCAATTAGTGGGTTTGCGGGGTGCTGAGAAAAAGTATCCGCACCAAATTTCGGGGGGGATGAAACAGCGGGTCGGGATTGCTCGGGCGCTGGCGATTAATCCGCAAATTTTGTTGATGGATGAACCATTCGGCGCCTTGGATGCGCTTACCCGTGGGTTCTTGCAGGATGAGATTGAACGCATCTGGGAACGGGAGCGGAAAACGGTGATCATGATTACCCACAGCATTGATGAGGCTCTATTGCTTTCTGATCGCATCATTATGATGACCCGTGGTCCTGCGGCTCGAGTGGATGAGATCTTGGATGTGCCTTTCCCCCGTCCCCGCAATCGTGAGGAGTTGGATCAATATCCGGCTTACCACGATCTCAAGGTAGAGATGGAAAGTCATCTATTTCGCGAAACGAGGGCAGTTGAGGCTGCCAGGGTTGGGGCTTAA
- the ntrB gene encoding nitrate ABC transporter permease: protein MAISSKSLNKPLPKSIYSRPEESFFQNENVRAVLLFIVSLAVFLGFWEIGARAELFAKGVPTATKTIQELWWWVTNPFFDNGPNDLGIGWNLLISLRRVAIGYVAASVVAVPLGILIGISPVARKGFNPYIQLLKPISPLAWLPLGLYILRDSEQTGVFIIFISSIWPTLINTSFGVANVSKEYLNVAKTLGASRLRTIFKVIIPAALPNILAGLRISMGIAWLVIVAAEMLLGTGLGYFIWNEWNNLYIPNILVAIFIIGLVGLILDSCFAAVEKFVAFGRK, encoded by the coding sequence ATGGCAATCAGTAGTAAATCCTTAAATAAACCCTTACCGAAGTCCATTTACAGTAGACCAGAGGAATCCTTTTTTCAAAACGAAAATGTCCGAGCTGTTCTGTTGTTTATTGTTTCGCTCGCTGTTTTCCTTGGCTTCTGGGAGATTGGTGCACGGGCAGAACTATTTGCGAAAGGGGTTCCCACCGCAACGAAAACCATCCAGGAATTGTGGTGGTGGGTGACCAATCCTTTCTTTGACAATGGCCCTAACGATCTTGGGATCGGCTGGAATTTGTTAATTAGTCTCCGCCGGGTGGCGATCGGTTATGTTGCAGCCTCTGTTGTTGCCGTGCCCCTTGGGATTTTGATTGGCATTTCCCCGGTGGCAAGGAAGGGTTTTAATCCCTACATTCAACTCCTTAAACCAATTTCCCCCTTAGCATGGCTGCCCCTAGGACTCTATATCCTGCGGGATTCGGAACAGACCGGTGTCTTTATTATTTTCATTTCGAGTATTTGGCCAACGCTGATTAATACGTCCTTTGGGGTCGCCAATGTCAGCAAAGAATACCTTAATGTGGCAAAAACTCTTGGTGCCTCTCGGCTCCGCACTATTTTTAAGGTAATTATTCCAGCGGCATTACCCAATATTTTGGCTGGATTACGCATCAGTATGGGGATCGCTTGGCTGGTCATTGTTGCTGCGGAAATGTTGCTGGGGACTGGTTTGGGTTACTTCATCTGGAACGAGTGGAATAACCTCTATATCCCGAATATTTTGGTGGCGATTTTCATCATCGGTTTGGTCGGTTTGATTCTAGATAGTTGCTTTGCGGCTGTCGAAAAGTTTGTTGCATTTGGTCGTAAATAA
- a CDS encoding ABC transporter substrate-binding protein has product MTLISAQQTLQGLGSSGSLGHGRSNLQSLCHVCGKYHGMNDHWQFMQTMPQDPVDMVDDLVKMGIYKENQLRAAEGVNAYELRKTLFLKRIGRSDPKREKLILALCKQAGGMENAFAAAFGPQAGLFFADSIRSSQQTRREFLRNMAVGAALVSLASCGQDTTPPAEDTPADAPVGNLEKTDLQIGFIPITCATPIIMSEPLGFYEKYGFNAKVVKMPSWGAVRDSAIAGELDAYHMLAPMPIAMTLGLGSAAFGVKLASIENINGQAITVAERYKGQVNGPADFRGFTIGVPFPYSMHNLLLRYYLATGGIDPDVDVQIRPVPPPDSIAQLVAGDIDAYLMPDPFNQRAVYEGAGFIHMLTKEIWPGHPCCAFAASDQWIDANPNTFRALNKSIIEAAAYAQVPENRPEIAAAISERAFLNQPVEVVEAVLTGKFDDGNGNSLDIPDRIGFDPYPWQSFANWISSQLVRWDLQGDGLAPQIIPEKGYDTVGTDVFLTDLARELATELGQEVPTEIYREETLKFDTFDPADPAAYVEQQIEEYGV; this is encoded by the coding sequence ATGACTCTGATTTCAGCACAGCAGACTTTACAGGGCCTTGGAAGTTCCGGCTCTCTCGGTCACGGGCGATCAAACTTACAGTCTTTGTGTCATGTTTGCGGCAAATACCATGGCATGAATGATCATTGGCAGTTTATGCAGACAATGCCCCAAGATCCTGTAGACATGGTTGATGACCTCGTAAAAATGGGGATTTATAAAGAGAATCAGTTGCGGGCGGCAGAAGGAGTCAATGCCTACGAACTGAGAAAAACTTTATTTTTGAAGCGTATTGGTCGCAGTGATCCAAAGCGAGAAAAGCTTATCTTGGCCCTCTGTAAGCAGGCCGGTGGCATGGAAAATGCTTTTGCGGCGGCCTTTGGCCCCCAAGCTGGTCTATTTTTTGCCGACTCAATTCGCAGTAGCCAACAGACCCGTCGAGAATTTCTGCGGAATATGGCTGTCGGCGCTGCACTTGTGAGTTTGGCGAGTTGTGGTCAGGATACAACGCCTCCTGCGGAAGACACCCCAGCAGACGCACCAGTGGGCAATTTAGAGAAAACTGATTTACAGATTGGTTTTATTCCCATTACCTGTGCGACGCCCATTATTATGTCTGAGCCTTTGGGCTTTTATGAAAAGTATGGTTTTAATGCCAAGGTCGTCAAAATGCCCAGTTGGGGGGCAGTCAGAGATTCGGCGATCGCCGGAGAATTGGACGCGTACCACATGCTTGCGCCCATGCCCATCGCCATGACCCTCGGTCTAGGTTCCGCCGCCTTTGGCGTAAAACTTGCCAGCATTGAGAACATTAACGGGCAGGCGATTACCGTTGCCGAACGTTACAAAGGTCAAGTGAATGGGCCGGCCGATTTTAGAGGATTCACCATTGGGGTTCCTTTCCCCTACTCCATGCACAACCTGTTACTGCGTTACTACCTCGCGACAGGTGGCATTGATCCCGATGTCGATGTGCAAATTCGTCCCGTTCCCCCACCAGACAGCATCGCCCAGCTCGTTGCCGGTGATATCGATGCATACCTGATGCCTGATCCCTTTAATCAGCGGGCGGTCTACGAAGGAGCAGGCTTTATTCATATGCTCACCAAGGAAATCTGGCCAGGACACCCCTGTTGCGCCTTTGCCGCTAGTGATCAGTGGATCGATGCGAACCCTAACACCTTCCGTGCCCTCAATAAATCCATCATCGAAGCTGCAGCCTATGCTCAGGTTCCCGAAAATCGCCCCGAAATTGCCGCCGCGATCTCTGAGCGTGCCTTCCTGAACCAGCCCGTGGAAGTCGTCGAAGCAGTCCTCACCGGAAAATTTGATGATGGCAATGGCAACAGCCTCGACATTCCCGACAGGATTGGCTTTGATCCCTATCCTTGGCAGAGTTTTGCCAACTGGATTTCCTCCCAGCTTGTGCGGTGGGATCTCCAAGGGGATGGTTTAGCGCCCCAGATTATTCCCGAAAAGGGCTATGACACCGTTGGTACAGACGTCTTCCTCACGGATCTCGCCCGGGAACTTGCCACAGAATTAGGTCAAGAAGTGCCCACAGAAATTTACCGGGAAGAAACCCTGAAATTCGATACCTTCGATCCTGCGGATCCTGCCGCCTATGTCGAACAACAAATTGAAGAATATGGCGTATAA
- a CDS encoding response regulator produces MTKILIIEDEAETRNVFLKCLEFEGFKTCAASNALDGIELALNEQPNLIVCDILMPDMDGYFVLSKIRRSPKTTAIPFIFLTAKVTMAELRYGMQLGADDYLTKPCTVEQFLGAINVRLKRQQETIKNHHLDSKKNKTVASVDVEINFPLTDIDRDFSFPYSSNLNRAFDFIEDHYHQPIKIKAIAEEVGYSSSYLSNLVQKETGYTVKQWIIARRMLQARKLLKNTNKPIHKIAELCGYHDAGYFTNQFRRFHGKTPLNWRSEQL; encoded by the coding sequence ATGACGAAAATTTTGATTATTGAAGATGAAGCAGAAACCCGTAATGTTTTCCTTAAATGCCTAGAATTTGAGGGCTTTAAAACCTGTGCTGCAAGTAATGCTTTAGATGGGATTGAACTAGCATTAAACGAACAACCCAATTTAATTGTTTGTGACATTCTCATGCCTGACATGGATGGTTACTTTGTATTGTCAAAAATACGCCGTTCACCTAAAACAACAGCGATCCCTTTTATTTTTCTAACTGCAAAAGTGACCATGGCAGAGCTTCGCTATGGCATGCAGCTGGGAGCGGACGATTACCTGACCAAGCCCTGCACGGTTGAACAATTTTTAGGGGCGATTAATGTTCGGCTAAAACGGCAGCAAGAGACGATCAAAAATCACCACCTAGACTCAAAAAAAAACAAAACCGTTGCTTCTGTTGATGTCGAAATCAACTTTCCATTAACAGATATCGATCGCGATTTTTCTTTTCCCTACTCCAGCAATTTAAATCGAGCTTTTGATTTTATTGAAGATCATTACCATCAACCGATTAAAATCAAGGCCATCGCAGAAGAAGTTGGTTACTCTTCTTCATACCTGAGCAATTTAGTTCAGAAAGAAACTGGCTATACAGTGAAGCAATGGATTATCGCTAGGCGCATGCTACAGGCTCGAAAATTATTGAAAAATACAAATAAGCCAATCCACAAAATTGCAGAGTTATGTGGCTACCATGATGCCGGCTACTTTACCAACCAATTCCGGCGATTCCACGGAAAAACACCCCTCAATTGGCGTTCTGAGCAATTGTAG